A stretch of DNA from Promicromonospora sukumoe:
CGCCGCGCCGTCGGGCAGGGCGGACGGCGGGCAGGCGCCGGCGAGGTACGAGAAGGCCTGGTGCGAGGCGTACTGGCCGAGGCCCGCCAGGGCCAGGCCGCCGGGCCAGCGGATGCTGCGGCGCACGGCGAACGCGGCGGCGGCGAGGAGCAGCGCCCCGAGCAGCGCGATCGCCTCGACGGGCGGCACGTGGCCGCCGGCCTCGAAGTGGGCGGTCAGCGCGAGCGAGAGCACGACCGCCGCCCACAGGAGCGCGCGGCCGAGGCCCACTGCTCCCGAGGACGGCGTCAGCACGGCACCGACCTTACTTGGCGGGCTGGACCTCGTCGTCGGTCGCGCTCGGCTCGATCCGCTTCTCGGGCTCGATCTCCGCCGCGGGCACGCAGCCCTCGACGTTCAGCAGCGGCTTGTCGGAGGCCACCTCGACCTCCTCGACGTCGAGCGGCGCCTCGAACTCCTCGCCGATGAGCAGGTCGACCTTGCGGTCGACGCGGTCGTCGAGGACCAGCCGGATCTCGGGGAACTGCGCGGCGAGCGTGTACGCCTGCACGATCCCCTTGCGGCCGAACCGGATCTCCGACTCCTGAAGCTTGATCGGCACGTTGCCCTTGGCCACGATGCTGAACCCGCGGTCCGCGAGCACCGACTCGTGGGCGCTGGCCAGACCGCTCTCCGTGGAGGCGTTCAGCAGGCGCACCTGCACGTCGGAGTAGGCGGTCGGGAGGGCGCCGTCGGGCTGGCCCTTGACCTCGGGCAGGCAGGCCGCCGGGTAGGTCTCCTGCTCCGCCACGCCCACCGTGGTGAACGGGCGGTTGAACGGCGAGCTGATGGCGCCGGAGTACACCGCGAGCGCGAAGATTCCGCAGACGGCGAGGAAGGCGATGAGCACACCGAAGACCACGGCCTGGCGCTCGTGCTCTCGGCGCCGGCGCTCCACGCGCGCCTGGTCGTACCCGGGGGATGTCACGCGACGAACCTACCTGAGTCAGCGGATGATGAGCACGCGAGCGTGCAGGACTGGACGTTGCTGGAGGGCTGCGCGCACGGCACGGTGCAGACCGTCCTCCAGGTAGAGCGTGCCCTCGTACTCCACGACGTGAGCGAACAGGTCGCCGTAGAACGTGGAGTCCTCCGCCAGGAGCTGGTCGAGGTCGAGCGTGCGCTTGGTGGTCACGAGCTCGTCGAGCCGCACCTGACGTGGCGGCACGTCGACCCAGTCGCGCGTGCGCGACCGCCCGTGCTCGGGGTACGGGCGGCCGTCTCCTACGGCCTTGAAGATCATCGGTCCGTCCTCACTGGACTCGGCGGGGCCGGTCCGGGAGCGGCTGTGGCAACCTGCCTGCTGACACCGGACGGCGTCCCGAACCCTACCGGAACGCGGGTGCGGACAACAGCCGGACTGACGCCGGGCCAGTAGCCCGGCGCTGGTCAGACCACCGGTACGTCGCGCCGCCGGTAGCCCGTGAACGCGAGCGCCAGCAGCCCCGCCGCGACGAGCAGCAGCCAGCCCAGCGGGGCCCAGTCCACGTCGGCCCAGGCCACCGCGGGGACGGCCGGGGCGTGCGCGAACGGGGACAGGTCGACGACGGCGTCGGGCAGGTCGAGCAGGCTGCCGAGCAGGGTCACCAGGAAGCTGGCGGCGATGACGGCCCACCCCAGACCCACGAGCCGTGGGAACCAGCCGAGGAGCGCCGCCGTGAGCGTGATCACCACCAGGACGGCCGGCAGGTGGACGACGGCCGCGCCGAGGCCGTCGCCGAGCGAGGTGCCCCAGCCCGTGTCGGACGCGAGCGCGTTGCCCGCGCCGAGGGCGAGCCCGGCGATGCCGAGCAGCAGCACCGCCCCGCCGACCGCGCCGGCCAGCCACGCGCCCAGGTATCCGGGGCGGGACGCGCGCGTGGCGAGCACCACCTCGGTGCGGCCCAGCGACTCCTCGGCGCGGGCGTCCTGGAGCACGGTGACCCCGTACCCCGCCCCCGCGTACGCCGTCCAGGACATGATGAGCGCGGCGAAGCCCGCCGCGATGTCGGAGCCCTGGACGCCCATCGCGGCGATGTAGCCCGCGAACTGCTCGTTCTGGGTCACCAGCTCCCCGGCCGTCGCCATGAGGTAGCCCACGAAGAACATGTAGACGCCGATCGAGACGGCCCAGATCACGAACGACGACCGGGTCAGCCGCACCATGAGCGCGGCGGCCGAGGTCAGCGACGCCGAGTGCGCGGGCCCCCGCCGTTCCGCGATCAGGCCCGCCCCGAGGTCGCGGTGCAGCGTCAGCCAGGCCGCGGCCAGCCCGCCCACGACGAGCACGCCGACGCAGAGCAGGAACGGCCGGTAGTCGTTCGCGCCGTACGGGTCGATCTGCTGCGCCCACCCGACGGGCGAGACCCAGTGCAGCCAGCCCAGCGCGTCCGGGTCGACGTCGGCGCCGCCGCGCAACAGGTAGCCGCCGATCACGATCCACACGCCGAGCGAGTTCGCCCCGCGGGACGACGACGCGACCTGCGCCGTCACCGCCGCGATGCCGGACGCCGCCAGCCCGACGGCCACGACCTGCGCGCCGAGCGCGACGGCGCCGCTCGACGGCCCCTCCGGCCACACCACGGCGGCGGTCAGCGCGCCCGAGACGACCGAGAAGATCACCCCGACGACCAGGCCGGTCACCAGCGGCGCGAGGGAACCCACGCGGGCGGCCCGCACCAGCTCCAGGCGGCCGAGCTGCTCCTCCTTGCGCGTGTGCCGCACCACGGCCATGACGGCGAGCACCCCGAACACGGCGACCATGAAGATGCCGACGCGCCACGAGACCGTGGACGCGACGGACCCGGTGTTCTCGTACGGCCCGAGCAGCACCAGGAAGGCCGGGTTGCTCACCAGGGTGGCGTGGATGGTGTCGCGCTGCTCCTGGGTGCCGTACAGCTCGGACACGGAGCTCAGCGTGCTGACGAACAGCAGGACGCAGACCGCGACCTGGGCGGGCAGCAGCACGCGGTCGCGGCGCAGCGCGAGCCGCAGCAGATCGCCCGTGCCCGCGAACGCGCCCCGCAGCGCCAGTGCCGGGCGCTCCAGCGCCGGGACCGCCGGAAGCGTCGCGGCGGTCATCGCCGGCCCGCCTTCACGGAGCCGCGGCCGTCCTTCACGGAACCGCGGCCGGCGGGCGCGTCCTCGAGCCGCTCCAGCTCGTCGCCGTACTGCCGCAGGAACAGCTCCTCCAGCGACGGCGGCTCGATGGTCAGGCCGTGCGGCTCCAGGCTCGCCAGGGCCTTCGTGACCTGCGGGAGCGCGTCGTCGTCCACGTGGAAGGCGACGCGCACGGCGCCCGC
This window harbors:
- a CDS encoding ABC transporter permease, whose protein sequence is MTAATLPAVPALERPALALRGAFAGTGDLLRLALRRDRVLLPAQVAVCVLLFVSTLSSVSELYGTQEQRDTIHATLVSNPAFLVLLGPYENTGSVASTVSWRVGIFMVAVFGVLAVMAVVRHTRKEEQLGRLELVRAARVGSLAPLVTGLVVGVIFSVVSGALTAAVVWPEGPSSGAVALGAQVVAVGLAASGIAAVTAQVASSSRGANSLGVWIVIGGYLLRGGADVDPDALGWLHWVSPVGWAQQIDPYGANDYRPFLLCVGVLVVGGLAAAWLTLHRDLGAGLIAERRGPAHSASLTSAAALMVRLTRSSFVIWAVSIGVYMFFVGYLMATAGELVTQNEQFAGYIAAMGVQGSDIAAGFAALIMSWTAYAGAGYGVTVLQDARAEESLGRTEVVLATRASRPGYLGAWLAGAVGGAVLLLGIAGLALGAGNALASDTGWGTSLGDGLGAAVVHLPAVLVVITLTAALLGWFPRLVGLGWAVIAASFLVTLLGSLLDLPDAVVDLSPFAHAPAVPAVAWADVDWAPLGWLLLVAAGLLALAFTGYRRRDVPVV
- a CDS encoding LytR C-terminal domain-containing protein; the protein is MTSPGYDQARVERRRREHERQAVVFGVLIAFLAVCGIFALAVYSGAISSPFNRPFTTVGVAEQETYPAACLPEVKGQPDGALPTAYSDVQVRLLNASTESGLASAHESVLADRGFSIVAKGNVPIKLQESEIRFGRKGIVQAYTLAAQFPEIRLVLDDRVDRKVDLLIGEEFEAPLDVEEVEVASDKPLLNVEGCVPAAEIEPEKRIEPSATDDEVQPAK
- a CDS encoding type II toxin-antitoxin system VapB family antitoxin, which translates into the protein MIFKAVGDGRPYPEHGRSRTRDWVDVPPRQVRLDELVTTKRTLDLDQLLAEDSTFYGDLFAHVVEYEGTLYLEDGLHRAVRAALQQRPVLHARVLIIR